From a single Acidimicrobiales bacterium genomic region:
- a CDS encoding PEP-utilizing enzyme codes for MTNAWFMDDEPSESFPIYTRGNVGEVFPDPVSPLTADHTWHGAGNHGLLGFMTRFTIDADELDPGQKTMFEIFGGYMFLNLSVARLMGARSSGMTPELVDLGFFGTGASLPPYVARPKDGDPAITQRVDGMMFGWMTATKAPEVAAQAAEVADIVANRPNLSTATDADLVARTREMPPVFSRLFATHSEASAAASVVMGALTVAALGVGKPGLDLRIAGGLGGVASAEPSDVLWDLGRLVAASPELTEAFDEGLDGLIDRLQDLGPAAADFLTGFADFTTTYGSRGPNEWELRSRTWETHPELPLALIDRMRFSPDSDDPSTTRAAAHQRSGEALELLQSMVADNEEAAGTLAIAAPAARAWIPAREQCKATIVRIIHEVRLAARELGRRMAADGRLTDADHVFMLRDAEMEAALNGDMAETAATRQADYLALFEVQPPYWFAGEVPKFGLRSEAPVVEGPSKTILQGMGGSAGTVEGLARVVLDPSDPLTLEPGEILVAPITDPSWTPLFVPAAGVVVDVGAVMSHAVIVSRELGIPCVVSAAGATTRILDGARIRVNGDTGTVTILQD; via the coding sequence ATGACGAACGCCTGGTTCATGGACGACGAGCCCTCGGAGTCGTTCCCGATCTACACCCGAGGAAATGTGGGGGAGGTCTTTCCTGACCCCGTTTCGCCCCTTACGGCAGACCACACCTGGCACGGGGCCGGAAACCATGGCCTGCTGGGATTTATGACCCGATTCACCATCGACGCAGACGAACTCGACCCCGGCCAGAAGACCATGTTCGAGATCTTCGGTGGCTACATGTTCTTGAACCTCAGCGTGGCCCGGCTCATGGGCGCCCGCTCGTCGGGCATGACCCCCGAACTAGTCGATCTGGGCTTTTTCGGTACCGGCGCTTCACTGCCGCCCTACGTAGCGCGACCCAAGGACGGCGACCCAGCGATCACCCAGCGGGTCGACGGGATGATGTTCGGCTGGATGACCGCCACCAAGGCCCCTGAGGTGGCAGCCCAAGCGGCCGAGGTGGCCGACATCGTGGCCAACCGACCCAACCTCTCAACAGCGACCGATGCCGACCTGGTGGCCCGAACCCGCGAGATGCCCCCGGTGTTCAGCCGCCTTTTCGCCACCCATTCGGAAGCCAGCGCCGCGGCGAGCGTGGTCATGGGTGCCCTCACGGTGGCCGCTCTGGGTGTCGGCAAGCCAGGCCTGGACCTGCGGATCGCCGGAGGCCTGGGTGGCGTGGCATCCGCCGAACCCAGCGATGTGCTGTGGGATCTTGGCCGCCTGGTGGCCGCTTCACCGGAGTTGACGGAGGCATTCGACGAAGGCCTCGACGGGCTGATCGACCGGCTCCAGGACCTCGGTCCGGCGGCCGCCGACTTCCTCACTGGATTCGCCGACTTCACCACAACCTACGGAAGCCGCGGCCCCAACGAATGGGAGCTCCGTTCCAGGACCTGGGAGACCCATCCAGAACTCCCACTGGCGCTCATCGACCGAATGCGATTCTCACCGGACTCCGACGACCCGTCGACGACGCGTGCGGCCGCCCACCAACGATCAGGCGAAGCGCTTGAACTTCTGCAGTCAATGGTGGCCGACAACGAGGAGGCGGCAGGCACTCTGGCCATCGCCGCGCCGGCTGCCCGAGCCTGGATCCCGGCCCGTGAACAGTGCAAGGCCACCATCGTGCGGATCATCCACGAAGTCCGACTCGCCGCCCGGGAGCTGGGACGTCGCATGGCCGCCGACGGTCGCCTGACCGACGCCGATCACGTGTTCATGCTTCGAGACGCCGAAATGGAAGCCGCCCTGAACGGCGATATGGCCGAGACGGCGGCCACCCGCCAGGCCGACTACCTCGCCCTCTTTGAGGTTCAGCCGCCCTACTGGTTCGCCGGTGAAGTGCCCAAATTCGGCCTACGGTCCGAGGCCCCGGTCGTCGAAGGACCCTCGAAGACGATCCTCCAAGGTATGGGGGGCAGCGCCGGCACCGTCGAGGGACTAGCCCGGGTGGTGCTCGACCCATCGGACCCGCTGACCCTCGAACCGGGCGAGATCCTGGTCGCCCCGATCACCGATCCGTCATGGACGCCGTTGTTCGTGCCGGCCGCCGGGGTGGTGGTCGACGTGGGCGCCGTGATGAGCCACGCGGTGATCGTGAGCCGCGAACTGGGCATCCCATGCGTTGTGTCGGCTGCGGGCGCCACGACGCGGATCCTCGACGGTGCCCGCATCCGGGTAAACGGCGACACCGGCACTGTCACCATTCTTCAGGACTAA
- a CDS encoding tyrosine-protein phosphatase, producing MAETPDARIVVAPSNLRDLGGLATSDGHTVRTGQLFRSGHLCDLGNADRAIVKSLGLRTIVDLRRPAEAKVRPHPDLPGVDVVGISVSNDDNEFAVVANAMLDPQAEPLGPDHITEYFRTLVTDRIDRYRPVFDLATDPDRQPLLFNCTAGKDRTGVVAAVLLRILGVNDDLVMADYLLSNEVRRSWIETAKADHRQRIAHHLGITPDEVPEERMASSRALLYCREDYLRAVLDTVEARWGSWDGFVADGLYLDEARLAAFRTSLLY from the coding sequence ATGGCTGAAACCCCCGATGCACGGATCGTCGTCGCACCATCGAACCTGCGGGACCTCGGAGGACTGGCCACTTCCGACGGGCACACCGTGCGGACCGGACAACTATTCCGGTCTGGCCACCTTTGCGACCTGGGCAACGCCGACCGGGCGATAGTCAAATCCCTCGGTCTACGAACCATCGTGGACCTCCGACGACCCGCCGAGGCCAAGGTCAGACCTCACCCCGATCTACCCGGCGTTGACGTGGTCGGCATCTCGGTGTCCAACGACGACAACGAGTTCGCCGTGGTGGCCAACGCCATGCTCGACCCTCAGGCCGAACCCCTAGGACCGGATCACATCACCGAATACTTCCGGACGCTGGTGACCGACCGCATCGATCGCTACCGACCGGTGTTCGACCTAGCCACCGACCCGGACCGCCAGCCACTGCTCTTCAACTGCACGGCCGGCAAGGACCGCACCGGAGTGGTGGCCGCCGTCCTTCTGCGAATCCTCGGGGTCAACGACGACCTGGTGATGGCCGACTATCTACTGTCCAACGAGGTCCGCCGCTCTTGGATCGAGACAGCCAAGGCCGACCACCGGCAGCGCATTGCCCACCACCTCGGAATCACTCCCGACGAGGTTCCCGAGGAGCGGATGGCATCGTCCCGGGCCCTGCTGTACTGCCGCGAGGACTACCTCCGCGCGGTCCTCGACACCGTTGAGGCCCGATGGGGTTCGTGGGACGGCTTCGTGGCCGACGGCCTCTACCTCGACGAGGCCCGCCTCGCCGCCTTCCGAACATCCCTGCTCTACTAA